The proteins below are encoded in one region of Brassica napus cultivar Da-Ae chromosome A6, Da-Ae, whole genome shotgun sequence:
- the LOC106349283 gene encoding protease HtpX-like isoform X2: MAVTVSVSAPILPLCFHQSGEQSSRLAYIQQKRLICGRNSRSSIGFGAEKVRKSRVRAPVCRAVPPLLFKDLDADDFRHPLDKQNTLLLRAIPGLNEFGKALLGSATEQIMLLENIGTSVLVSKNQLSDLHGLLVEAAEILNIEAPDLYVRQSPVPNAYTLAISGKKPFIVVHTSLIELLTRQELQAVLAHELGHLKCDHGVWLTFANILTLGAYTVPAFGQMIARTLEEQMLRWLRSAELTCDRAALLVAQDPKRLLCPF, encoded by the exons ATGGCTGTGACTGTCTCAGTCTCTGCTCCGATCTTGCCCCTCTGTTTCCATCAGAGCGGCGAACAAAGTAGTCGTTTAGCTTACATACAGCAGAAGAGATTAATTTGTGGTCGTAATTCACGGAGCTCCATCGGTTTCGGCGCGGAGAAGGTGCGTAAGTCGAGGGTTAGGGCTCCGGTTTGCAGAGCCGTGCCTCCTCTCTTGTTCAAAGATCTCGACGCCGATGATTTTCGACATCCTTTGGATAAGCAG AACACGTTGTTACTAAGAGCCATTCCGGGGTTGAACGAGTTCGGGAAAGCTCTGTTAGGCTCAGCGACGGAACAGATCATGCTTCTTGAGAACATTGGTACTTCTGTTCTTGTCTCCAAGAACCAG CTCTCTGATCTTCACGGTTTGTTGGTCGAAGCTGCTGAGATTTTGAACATAGAGGCTCCTGATCTCTATGTTCGACAGAGTCCTGTTCCAAACGCGTACACTCTGGCGATAAGTGGTAAAAAGCCTTTCATTGTCGTTCATACCAGCCTCATCGAGCTTCTGACTCGCCAGGAGCTTCAG gctGTCTTGGCTCATGAGCTAGGTCATCTGAAGTGTGATCACGGCGTGTGGCTCACCTTTGCAAACATTCTTACTCTTGGGGCTTATACAGTTCCTG CATTTGGGCAAATGATAGCTCGAACCTTGGAAGAACAGATGCTTCGTTGGCTACGTTCAGCAGAGCTGACTTGTGACCGTGCAGCACTTCTCGTGGCCCAAGATCCAAAG AGATTGTTGTGTCCGTTCTAA
- the LOC106414870 gene encoding B2 protein-like has protein sequence MDSFWQLGDELRGQSRASEDHKWSTVATKLAEQTRMKGERMNNLDLSKPYSEFRPADKFSFQDNKNLNFNMLNLDGKYVQGMGKAPMQSNVYNNVNNVFQKNDFKSGGNMKVNKYIGNVVANKEMGNNKHNNNDNANMNVDKRFKTLPASETLPRNEVLGGYIFVCNNDTMQEDLKRCLFGLPPRYRDSVRAITPGLPLFLYNYTTHQLHGIFEATTFGGTNIDATAWEDKKVKGESRFPAQVRIRVRKICKALEEDSFRPVLHHYDGPKFRLELSVPETLDLLDLCEQAGSA, from the exons ATGGACAGCTTCTGGCAATTGGGCGATGAGCTCCGAGGTCAGTCACGAGCATCAGAGGATCACAAATGGTCCACTGTTGCAACCAAGCTCGCTGAGCAGACTAGGATGAAAGGGGAAAGGATGAACAACCTTGATCTCTCTAAGCCCTACTCTGAGTTCAGGCCAGCCGACAAGTTTAGTTTCCAGGACAACAAAAACCTTAACTTCAACATGTTGAACTTGGACGGCAAGTATGTGCAAGGCATGGGCAAGGCTCCGATGCAGAGCAATGTTTACAACAACGTGAACAATGTTTTCCAGAAGAACGATTTCAAGAGTGGAGGCAACATGAAGGTTAACAAGTACATTGGCAATGTTGTTGCTAACAAGGAGATGGGAAACAACAAGCACAATAATAATGATAATGCGAATATGAATGTTGACAAGAGGTTTAAGACTTTGCCTGCCTCGGAGACGCTTCCTAGGAATGAAGTTCTTGGCGGCTACATCTTTGTTTGCAACAATGATACTATGCAGGAGGACTTGAAACGTTGCCtatttg GTTTACCTCCGAGGTACAGGGACTCTGTCCGGGCGATAACACCTGGGTTGCCTCTGTTTCTTTACAATTACACCACTCACCAGCTCCATGGTATCTTTGAG GCAACAACTTTTGGAGGTACTAATATTGATGCAACTGCTTGGGAAGACAAAAAGGTCAAAGGAGAGTCTAGATTTCCGGCTCAG GTGAGGATCAGAGTGAGGAAAATCTGCAAAGCGTTGGAAGAGGATTCCTTCAGGCCTGTTCTTCACCACTATGATGGTCCAAAATTCCGCCTTGAGCTCTCTGTTCCTGAG ACATTGGATCTGCTAGATCTATGCGAACAAGCTGGTTCTGCATAA
- the LOC106349283 gene encoding protease HtpX homolog isoform X1: MAVTVSVSAPILPLCFHQSGEQSSRLAYIQQKRLICGRNSRSSIGFGAEKVRKSRVRAPVCRAVPPLLFKDLDADDFRHPLDKQNTLLLRAIPGLNEFGKALLGSATEQIMLLENIGTSVLVSKNQLSDLHGLLVEAAEILNIEAPDLYVRQSPVPNAYTLAISGKKPFIVVHTSLIELLTRQELQAVLAHELGHLKCDHGVWLTFANILTLGAYTVPAFGQMIARTLEEQMLRWLRSAELTCDRAALLVAQDPKIVVSVLMKLAGGCPSIADQLNVDAFLEQARSYDKASSSPLGWYIRNAQTSQLSHPLPVLRAREVDEWSRSLEYRSLLKRANRISTLENV; encoded by the exons ATGGCTGTGACTGTCTCAGTCTCTGCTCCGATCTTGCCCCTCTGTTTCCATCAGAGCGGCGAACAAAGTAGTCGTTTAGCTTACATACAGCAGAAGAGATTAATTTGTGGTCGTAATTCACGGAGCTCCATCGGTTTCGGCGCGGAGAAGGTGCGTAAGTCGAGGGTTAGGGCTCCGGTTTGCAGAGCCGTGCCTCCTCTCTTGTTCAAAGATCTCGACGCCGATGATTTTCGACATCCTTTGGATAAGCAG AACACGTTGTTACTAAGAGCCATTCCGGGGTTGAACGAGTTCGGGAAAGCTCTGTTAGGCTCAGCGACGGAACAGATCATGCTTCTTGAGAACATTGGTACTTCTGTTCTTGTCTCCAAGAACCAG CTCTCTGATCTTCACGGTTTGTTGGTCGAAGCTGCTGAGATTTTGAACATAGAGGCTCCTGATCTCTATGTTCGACAGAGTCCTGTTCCAAACGCGTACACTCTGGCGATAAGTGGTAAAAAGCCTTTCATTGTCGTTCATACCAGCCTCATCGAGCTTCTGACTCGCCAGGAGCTTCAG gctGTCTTGGCTCATGAGCTAGGTCATCTGAAGTGTGATCACGGCGTGTGGCTCACCTTTGCAAACATTCTTACTCTTGGGGCTTATACAGTTCCTG CATTTGGGCAAATGATAGCTCGAACCTTGGAAGAACAGATGCTTCGTTGGCTACGTTCAGCAGAGCTGACTTGTGACCGTGCAGCACTTCTCGTGGCCCAAGATCCAAAG ATTGTTGTGTCCGTTCTAATGAAACTAGCTGGAGGATGTCCATCAATCGCTGATCAGCTAAATGTTGATGCGTTTTTAGAACAAGCCCGTTCATATGACAAGGCTTCTTCATCCCCCTTGGGCTGGTACATAAG aAATGCTCAGACGAGTCAGTTATCACATCCATTGCCGGTTCTTCGTGCACGCGAGGTTGATGAGTGGTCAAGGAGTCTTGAATACAGGAGTCTCCTGAAACGGGCTAATCGAATAAGCACGTTGGAGAATGTTTAG
- the LOC106349282 gene encoding F-box/kelch-repeat protein At3g27150-like yields the protein MSKAYVVAEGMDYYQEMLTLGQDHTGRIRASSSRSRPRKVRIREYKIPDLNADPCLDMDEEDTGEVVGFRPQDADYSLNVPQLPYELEVEILARLPRFEYWKLKLLNKRFSRLLKEGKIFKVRRDRGVVEPSVFMRSHGDTKWTMFDKNFENYQEVPELPLPSDSSFFLGDKESLCAGTHLIVTGNEGESIALWRYELETSKWFKGPAMITPRILFASATCGSVAFVAGGLKMYGDTSKEVVNEAEKYDSGTKTWTRLRGMHKRRQFCSGCFLRGKFHVLGGKDENDKNLTCGERYDEGTDTWELIPDILKDTSFSSIQSPPLLAVVNENLYSLETSANELRVYDTNANAWKKLGDVPVRAKSNGGWGVAFRSLGDKLLVIGESVGPSRTETMSVYTCRPSANPEEKLLWEESKGCCGVKLSHFILNCCVMIA from the coding sequence ATGTCAAAGGCGTACGTAGTAGCAGAAGGGATGGATTATTACCAAGAAATGTTGACGTTAGGACAAGACCACACCGGTCGTATTCGGGCAAGCTCGAGCAGGTCCAGACCAAGGAAGGTACGGATCCGTGAATACAAGATTCCGGATCTAAACGCAGATCCTTGTTTGGATATGGATGAAGAAGACACAGGAGAGGTGGTAGGATTCAGACCTCAGGATGCAGATTATTCACTAAACGTTCCTCAGCTTCCTTACGAGCTAGAGGTCGAGATACTCGCACGCCTCCCGCGTTTCGAGTATTGGAAACTTAAGTTACTTAACAAGCGTTTCTCGCGTTTACTAAAGGAAGGTAAAATCTTCAAGGTGAGGCGTGACCGCGGCGTGGTTGAACCGTCTGTCTTTATGCGGTCCCACGGCGACACGAAATGGACTATGTTCGATAAGAACTTCGAGAATTACCAGGAGGTTCCGGAGCTTCCTTTACCTTCCGACAGCTCCTTCTTCCTTGGAGATAAAGAATCGCTTTGCGCTGGAACGCATTTGATTGTCACTGGGAACGAGGGAGAGAGCATCGCTTTGTGGCGGTACGAGCTGGAGACGAGCAAGTGGTTCAAGGGCCCCGCAATGATCACGCCGAGGATCTTGTTCGCTTCAGCTACGTGTGGGAGCGTTGCGTTTGTAGCTGGGGGGTTGAAAATGTATGGAGACACGTCTAAGGAAGTCGTGAATGAAGCCGAGAAGTACGACTCGGGGACCAAAACGTGGACGCGTCTCCGTGGAATGCACAAGAGAAGGCAGTTCTGTTCCGGATGTTTCTTGCGTGGCAAGTTTCACGTCCtcggtggtaaagatgaaaacgATAAGAACCTAACTTGCGGAGAACGTTACGACGAGGGTACAGACACTTGGGAACTTATACCGGACATTCTTAAAGATACGTCATTCTCATCTATTCAATCACCACCGCTTCTGGCGGTGGTGAATGAAAATCTTTACTCGCTGGAAACGTCTGCCAACGAGCTCCGCGTTTACGATACAAACGCAAACGCCTGGAAGAAGCTTGGGGATGTACCTGTGAGAGCTAAGTCTAACGGAGGATGGGGCGTTGCGTTTAGGTCTCTTGGAGACAAGCTGCTTGTGATTGGAGAATCGGTGGGACCTTCCAGGACAGAGACGATGTCCGTTTACACGTGTCGTCCCTCCGCTAATCCTGAGGAGAAGCTGCTTTGGGAGGAGTCTAAAGGCTGCTGTGGTGTTAAGCTCAGCCATTTTATCTTAAACTGTTGTGTGATGATTGCTTAA
- the LOC106412487 gene encoding transcription and mRNA export factor ENY2-like: protein MRGAEKKRRRCVVCWRYSVNRSPVPDEDVTDASSEKDQLTLGEIINIKLVESGEKDNLMELVRYRLVESGWKDEMRVACREHVKKKGRKDVTVDELIRVITPKGRASVPDAVKQELLNRIQNFIGSSAP from the exons ATGAGAGGAGCTGAGAAGAAGCGACGGAGGTGCGTAG TTTGCTGGAGGTACTCGGTGAATCGGTCTCCGGTACCTGATGAAGACGTGACGGATGCTTCATCCGAGAAGGACCAGCTCACGCTTGGAGAAATCATCAACATCAAG TTGGTGGAGAGTGGAGAGAAAGATAATCTGATGGAGCTTGTGAGATATAGATTGGTGGAGTCTGGTTGGAAAGATGAGATGAGGGTTGCTTGCAG GGAGCATGTAAAGAAGAAAGGGAGGAAAGATGTCACAGTCGATGAGCTAATCCGAGTGATCACTCCCAAAGGCAGAG CTTCAGTACCAGATGCTGTGAAGCAAGAGCTGCTGAACAGAATTCAAAACTTCATTGGATCATCTGCTCCTTGA